Proteins encoded together in one Cyanobium sp. WAJ14-Wanaka window:
- a CDS encoding CNNM domain-containing protein, with protein sequence MNDIVGLAVLVVVVIAGSALASGIEAAVLTVNPARVHELANRPHPVRGARRLAQLRQRLGRTLAVLVIANNGFNIFGSLMLGGLAAVVFHRHDFPEVALPLFSVGLTVLVILLGEILPKSMGSRFAMPVALASAPALHLLSQLNLPLVLILERLLPAITAENEISTDEDEIRLLAKLGSQKGQIEADEAAMIAKVFQLNDLTARDLMVPRVAAPSLSGNATLEQLRSELLANNSEWWVVLGEEVDEVLSVASREALLTALLKGNDHLTAAALGEPVEFVPEMIRADRLLTGFRRNSTGVRVVVDEFGGFVGVIGAEAVLAVLAGWWRRPQFAGEGQGP encoded by the coding sequence ATGAACGACATCGTTGGCCTAGCGGTGCTGGTGGTGGTGGTGATCGCAGGTTCTGCCCTGGCCTCTGGCATTGAGGCGGCAGTGCTGACCGTGAATCCGGCGAGGGTCCATGAATTGGCGAACCGCCCCCATCCGGTGCGGGGGGCTAGGCGGCTGGCCCAACTGCGCCAGCGCCTGGGTCGCACCCTGGCCGTACTTGTGATCGCCAACAACGGCTTCAACATTTTTGGCAGCCTGATGCTGGGCGGCCTGGCGGCGGTGGTGTTCCACAGGCACGACTTCCCTGAGGTGGCCCTGCCGCTGTTTTCAGTGGGCCTGACGGTGCTGGTGATCCTGCTAGGTGAAATCCTGCCCAAATCGATGGGCAGCCGTTTTGCCATGCCGGTGGCCCTCGCCAGTGCCCCTGCCCTGCACCTGCTCAGTCAGCTGAATCTGCCCCTGGTACTGATTCTCGAGCGCCTACTGCCTGCGATTACGGCCGAAAACGAAATCAGCACCGACGAGGACGAGATCCGCCTACTGGCCAAGCTGGGCTCCCAAAAGGGACAAATCGAAGCCGATGAGGCGGCGATGATTGCCAAGGTGTTCCAGCTAAACGACCTCACCGCCAGGGATTTGATGGTGCCGAGGGTGGCCGCGCCAAGCCTGAGCGGCAACGCCACCCTGGAGCAGCTGCGCTCCGAACTGTTGGCCAACAACTCCGAATGGTGGGTGGTGCTTGGCGAAGAAGTAGACGAAGTACTAAGTGTGGCCAGCCGGGAAGCCCTGCTCACCGCCCTCTTGAAAGGCAACGACCATCTGACCGCTGCGGCCCTCGGTGAGCCGGTGGAATTTGTGCCGGAAATGATTCGAGCCGACCGGCTGCTCACCGGCTTCCGCCGCAACAGCACTGGCGTTCGGGTGGTGGTAGATGAATTTGGTGGATTTGTGGGTGTGATCGGCGCCGAGGCTGTTTTGGCCGTACTGGCGGGTTGGTGGCGCCGGCCCCAATTTGCGGGCGAGGGCCAGGGCCCATGA
- a CDS encoding GTP-binding protein, with protein MRHAPPPSAPSTPERCRLGLEQWRGQLQLSGRENSVLAGELAAVDRQLERLQQKRLKLAVFGRVGVGKSSLLNALLGHGAFATDVAHGCTRHQASEPWDQPIPGLEQVELVDTPGIDEIAAAGRARLAARVALGADLVLLVLDGDLNRVELEALDVLLASGKPLLLALNRCDCWPEAERDQLIASIRRRLPIQARQLELIPVAAAPRRAQLLADGRVRSEASSPQMGPLRQSLIGLLSRHGSLLLAINALRAADRLEQQRQHWRLSHSRQAAQSLIGRYAALKATGVAANPFVLLDLAAGMACDTALVLQLCQLYGLKMQTSGARQLLTRLSGHSALLGGAQLGIQLVLGLIRQLLLMAAPLTGGLSLAPAAPVAMAQAALAVHTTRLTGRLAAAELLKGAERGGRPGALLRRLALSDPAVGAWLSTWQVNPGDGVGPQQARMHLLALLP; from the coding sequence ATGAGGCATGCCCCACCCCCTTCAGCTCCCTCCACCCCCGAGCGCTGTCGCCTGGGCCTGGAGCAGTGGCGCGGCCAGCTGCAACTAAGCGGCCGGGAAAATTCGGTGCTGGCAGGAGAGCTGGCAGCAGTAGATCGCCAACTCGAACGTCTGCAGCAGAAGCGGCTCAAGCTGGCTGTTTTTGGGCGGGTCGGAGTGGGCAAATCGAGCCTGCTCAATGCCCTGCTGGGCCATGGGGCCTTCGCCACGGATGTGGCCCATGGCTGCACCCGCCACCAGGCGAGCGAGCCCTGGGATCAGCCAATCCCAGGGCTAGAGCAGGTGGAGCTGGTCGACACCCCCGGCATTGATGAAATTGCCGCCGCCGGCCGGGCGCGCCTGGCCGCCCGGGTGGCCCTAGGTGCCGACCTGGTGCTGTTGGTGCTTGACGGCGACCTCAACCGGGTGGAACTAGAAGCCCTCGATGTGCTTTTAGCTAGCGGCAAACCGCTGCTGCTGGCCCTTAACCGCTGCGATTGCTGGCCAGAAGCAGAAAGGGACCAATTGATCGCCAGCATCCGCCGGCGCCTGCCGATCCAGGCCCGCCAGCTGGAACTAATTCCTGTGGCAGCAGCACCGCGACGGGCCCAGCTCCTCGCCGATGGCAGGGTGCGCAGCGAGGCCAGCTCCCCCCAGATGGGTCCGCTGCGCCAATCCCTAATCGGTCTGCTGAGCCGGCACGGCAGCCTGCTGCTGGCCATCAATGCCCTCCGGGCCGCCGATCGGCTCGAGCAGCAGCGTCAACACTGGCGCCTTAGCCACAGTCGCCAGGCGGCCCAGAGCCTGATTGGCCGTTATGCAGCCCTAAAGGCCACCGGCGTGGCCGCCAATCCCTTCGTGTTGCTTGATCTGGCAGCGGGCATGGCCTGCGACACAGCCCTGGTCCTGCAGCTTTGCCAGCTCTATGGCCTGAAGATGCAGACCAGCGGTGCCAGGCAATTACTAACCCGCCTTTCCGGCCACAGCGCCCTGCTGGGGGGCGCCCAACTGGGCATCCAATTGGTATTGGGCCTGATCCGCCAACTGCTATTGATGGCCGCCCCCCTGACCGGAGGCTTAAGCCTGGCCCCAGCTGCCCCGGTGGCGATGGCCCAGGCCGCCCTGGCCGTGCACACCACCCGCCTAACCGGCCGGCTGGCCGCAGCTGAATTGCTCAAGGGTGCCGAGCGGGGAGGCCGGCCAGGGGCCCTGCTGCGCAGACTCGCCCTAAGCGATCCTGCCGTGGGGGCCTGGCTCAGCACCTGGCAGGTGAATCCAGGCGACGGCGTTGGCCCGCAGCAGGCCCGCATGCACCTGCTGGCCCTGCTGCCCTGA
- a CDS encoding nicotinate-nucleotide adenylyltransferase, with protein MPAVNQVALFGTSADPPTYGHQALLEGLLATYPVVATWASDNPLKAHGAPLAQRAALLAVLVDSIGNPRLQMVQELSSPWAIETLQRARQRWPQAGLVFVVGSDLAGQIPRWKQASALLQGCRLAIAPRAGWPFTCEQRQALEAIGGQVIELALTIPATASSRVRQQHDPSQIPPALQPTLLQHNLYGLQGQAGLEQEDFEQP; from the coding sequence CTGCCTGCAGTGAATCAAGTCGCCCTATTTGGCACCAGCGCCGATCCCCCCACCTACGGCCACCAGGCCCTGCTGGAGGGACTCCTCGCCACCTATCCAGTGGTGGCCACTTGGGCTAGCGACAACCCCCTCAAGGCCCACGGGGCACCCTTGGCCCAAAGGGCCGCCCTACTGGCTGTTCTGGTCGATTCGATTGGCAATCCCCGCCTGCAGATGGTCCAGGAGTTGAGTAGTCCTTGGGCGATCGAAACCCTGCAGAGGGCCCGGCAACGCTGGCCCCAGGCCGGGCTGGTTTTTGTGGTGGGCAGCGATCTGGCCGGCCAAATCCCCCGCTGGAAACAGGCCAGCGCACTGCTGCAGGGCTGCCGCCTGGCCATTGCACCCCGGGCCGGCTGGCCGTTCACTTGTGAGCAGCGCCAAGCCCTCGAGGCCATCGGCGGCCAGGTGATCGAGCTAGCCCTCACCATTCCCGCCACCGCCAGCTCCCGGGTTCGCCAGCAGCACGATCCCAGCCAAATTCCGCCCGCCCTCCAACCCACCCTGTTGCAGCACAATCTCTATGGCCTGCAGGGGCAGGCAGGTTTAGAGCAGGAAGATTTCGAGCAGCCCTAA
- a CDS encoding NAD+ synthase, with protein sequence MRFALAQINPLVGDLTGNGARILAACQEAATAGADLVVTPELSLWGYPPRDLLLRRSLQLQQQIVLDGLSGQLAATCPDLAVLVGVAEPIEAAELPNLYNSIALVEAGQWRIVARKRLLPTYDVFDEQRYFRPGQEEAVLELQRAGHSWRLGLTICEDLWVEEELQGHRLVGPDPIAAMRPHKIDLLLNLSASPFGQAKASLRHQLAARAAQGLGCPVVYVNQVGGNDELVFDGASFVVDAQGALVAQLACCREQVGIWDCPSYSATPPLPAAPEQLFRALVLGVHDYAHKCGFRQALLGLSGGIDSALVAVIAAAALGGEQVQALLMPSPYSSRGSLVDAQELAGRLGIHTSEVAIEALMDCFDSSLAKPLAGPPAGITAENLQSRIRGTLLMAVANQQGQLLLSTGNKSELAVGYCTLYGDMNGGLAVIGDLYKTSVFELCDWLDGPASASCRKDLGLAANGELIGAAIRTKPPSAELRPEQLDSDSLPDYAVLDPLLKAMVEELCSPEELIAAGAPPELAQRVGQLMARAEFKRRQAAPLLKVSGRAFGSGWRMPIAAR encoded by the coding sequence ATGCGATTTGCCCTGGCCCAAATCAATCCATTGGTGGGCGACCTGACGGGCAATGGGGCGCGAATTTTGGCCGCCTGCCAAGAGGCGGCAACAGCAGGCGCCGACCTGGTAGTGACGCCCGAGCTGTCTCTTTGGGGCTACCCGCCCCGGGACCTGCTGCTGCGCCGCTCTCTGCAGCTGCAACAGCAAATAGTTTTGGATGGGCTCAGCGGTCAGCTGGCGGCAACCTGCCCCGACCTGGCAGTGCTGGTGGGCGTTGCCGAACCGATCGAGGCGGCTGAACTGCCCAACCTCTACAACTCGATTGCCCTGGTCGAGGCAGGGCAATGGCGGATCGTGGCCCGCAAGCGCCTGCTGCCCACCTACGACGTTTTCGACGAACAGCGCTATTTCCGGCCCGGCCAGGAGGAGGCGGTTTTAGAGCTCCAGCGGGCCGGCCACAGCTGGCGCCTGGGCCTGACCATCTGCGAAGACCTCTGGGTGGAGGAAGAACTACAGGGCCACCGGCTGGTGGGGCCCGATCCCATTGCCGCCATGCGGCCCCACAAAATCGACCTCCTGCTCAATCTCTCGGCCTCACCCTTTGGCCAGGCCAAGGCTTCACTGCGCCACCAGCTGGCGGCCCGGGCCGCCCAGGGCCTCGGTTGCCCAGTGGTCTACGTGAACCAGGTGGGTGGCAACGACGAATTGGTATTCGATGGCGCCAGCTTCGTGGTGGACGCCCAAGGTGCGTTGGTGGCCCAGCTGGCCTGCTGCCGAGAGCAGGTGGGTATTTGGGATTGCCCCTCCTATTCAGCAACGCCGCCCCTACCAGCAGCCCCTGAGCAGCTGTTTCGGGCCCTGGTGCTCGGTGTTCACGACTACGCCCACAAATGCGGCTTCCGCCAGGCCCTGCTGGGCCTCAGTGGCGGGATTGATTCGGCCCTAGTGGCGGTGATTGCGGCGGCTGCATTAGGGGGAGAGCAGGTCCAGGCCCTGCTGATGCCTTCCCCCTACAGCTCGCGGGGCTCCCTGGTGGATGCCCAAGAGCTTGCAGGGCGCCTGGGGATCCATACCTCCGAGGTGGCAATTGAAGCCTTGATGGATTGCTTTGATAGCAGCCTGGCCAAGCCATTGGCCGGCCCGCCCGCCGGGATCACCGCCGAAAACCTGCAATCACGGATCCGCGGCACCCTGCTGATGGCCGTGGCAAACCAGCAGGGCCAGTTGCTGCTTTCCACCGGCAATAAATCCGAGCTTGCCGTTGGCTACTGCACCCTCTACGGCGACATGAACGGTGGCCTGGCCGTAATTGGCGATCTCTACAAAACCAGTGTTTTTGAGCTTTGCGATTGGCTAGATGGCCCGGCCTCCGCCAGCTGCAGAAAAGATTTAGGCCTAGCGGCCAATGGTGAATTAATTGGTGCGGCCATTCGCACCAAGCCCCCCAGCGCCGAACTCAGGCCCGAGCAACTTGATAGCGATTCGCTCCCGGATTACGCGGTCCTAGATCCGCTGCTGAAAGCCATGGTTGAGGAACTGTGCAGCCCAGAGGAACTAATCGCTGCGGGGGCGCCCCCCGAGCTGGCCCAGAGGGTGGGGCAGTTGATGGCCAGGGCCGAATTCAAACGCCGCCAAGCCGCCCCCCTCCTCAAGGTGAGTGGTCGGGCATTTGGCAGTGGCTGGCGGATGCCGATCGCTGCTCGCTAA
- a CDS encoding DUF3326 domain-containing protein — protein MTTVAGPGAPLPTLLVIPTGIGCELGGYAGDGLPAARLLAAASGCLITHPNVMNGASLYWSDPRIHYVEGSALNRFARGELALEPVRRQRIGLLLDAGIETELRQRHLQVADACRATLGLEIGPVVITEAPLEVSLSHGASGASWGSLGRPHELLRAGERLRAAGATAIAVVARFPEDPHGEALAAYRQGSGVDGLAGAEAVISHLLSAHLGLPCAHAPALNPLPLDPDLDPRAAGEELGYTFLACVLVGLSRAPNLVELAPLDHSAHGHSGLGHPAGGRHLALGAAIFPQQLGAVVAPAGALGGEAVLACAERGVPLIAVHNPCVLDVGAAALGLEALEASSYGEAAGLLLALREGIWPGSLGRPLR, from the coding sequence GTGACCACGGTCGCCGGACCCGGGGCACCCCTGCCCACCCTGCTGGTTATTCCCACCGGGATTGGCTGCGAGCTAGGCGGTTATGCCGGCGATGGATTGCCGGCGGCACGGCTGCTGGCTGCTGCAAGTGGTTGCCTAATCACCCATCCCAATGTGATGAACGGGGCCTCGCTCTATTGGAGTGATCCCCGCATCCACTACGTGGAGGGCTCTGCCCTGAATCGCTTCGCGCGGGGCGAGCTGGCCCTGGAGCCGGTTAGGCGCCAGCGGATTGGCCTGTTGCTTGATGCGGGAATCGAAACCGAGCTACGCCAGCGCCACCTGCAGGTTGCCGATGCCTGCCGGGCGACTTTGGGCCTCGAGATTGGCCCGGTTGTTATCACTGAAGCCCCGCTGGAGGTGAGCCTTAGCCATGGCGCCAGTGGTGCTAGCTGGGGAAGCCTGGGCCGGCCGCATGAGTTGCTAAGAGCTGGTGAGCGGCTAAGGGCCGCCGGGGCAACGGCAATCGCCGTGGTGGCCCGCTTCCCGGAGGATCCCCATGGGGAGGCCCTGGCCGCCTATCGCCAGGGGAGCGGAGTGGATGGTTTGGCGGGGGCGGAGGCGGTGATTAGTCACCTGTTGAGTGCCCATTTGGGCTTGCCCTGCGCCCATGCCCCAGCCCTGAACCCCCTGCCCTTGGATCCAGATCTAGATCCCCGGGCCGCCGGGGAAGAGCTGGGTTACACCTTTTTGGCCTGTGTTTTGGTGGGCTTGAGTAGGGCCCCCAACCTGGTGGAGTTGGCGCCGCTGGATCACTCAGCGCATGGTCACTCAGGGCTGGGTCATCCAGCTGGCGGCCGCCACTTGGCTTTGGGGGCAGCAATTTTCCCCCAGCAGCTTGGTGCGGTCGTGGCGCCGGCTGGAGCCCTGGGGGGAGAGGCGGTGCTGGCCTGCGCCGAGCGGGGTGTGCCCCTAATTGCGGTTCACAACCCCTGCGTGCTCGATGTGGGCGCTGCCGCCCTTGGCTTGGAGGCCCTGGAGGCCAGTAGCTATGGCGAAGCTGCGGGCCTGCTGTTGGCATTGCGGGAAGGCATTTGGCCCGGGTCCCTGGGCAGGCCCTTGCGTTAG
- a CDS encoding 2Fe-2S iron-sulfur cluster binding domain-containing protein, producing MSNQVQDFRVVAELDGSSHSFSCRSDQTVLAAAEAAGVPLPSSCCSGVCTTCAALISQGQVHQPDAMGVKKELQEQGFALLCVSLPRSDLQLKAGQEDALYEAQFGKYQK from the coding sequence ATCTCGAACCAGGTCCAGGATTTCAGGGTCGTGGCTGAGCTAGATGGCAGCAGCCATAGCTTTTCCTGCCGTAGCGATCAAACCGTGTTGGCGGCGGCAGAAGCGGCGGGGGTACCGCTGCCGAGCTCCTGCTGCTCCGGGGTTTGCACCACCTGTGCGGCCCTGATTAGCCAGGGTCAGGTGCATCAACCCGATGCAATGGGTGTGAAGAAAGAGCTGCAGGAGCAGGGCTTTGCCCTGTTATGTGTTTCGTTGCCCCGCTCCGATCTCCAGCTCAAGGCCGGCCAGGAGGATGCGCTCTACGAGGCGCAATTCGGCAAGTATCAAAAGTGA
- a CDS encoding putative 2OG-Fe(II) oxygenase has translation MAIEPLFPVALGRVQLAPDPIEIALQLRAISQLQGDASSNPDPGCAWTGDLNGVWQLQRHPVFSGLVDQLLAHGRSYLQELGFDLGQLAIHIQRCWPVVSGYGQVVGRHHHPNAHLSAVYYLSGDGSGRQGCLRLFPQRQLNELVPGMAVGHGGPLPALTASHPSPNAAPWTTPWVDVAPRAGLLLLFPSGLDHAVLANQDPDDTRFSISLDLVLTAPPVGDGQAPPEYLAPHPSQWQQA, from the coding sequence TTGGCGATTGAGCCCCTGTTCCCCGTCGCCCTTGGACGGGTGCAGTTGGCTCCTGATCCGATCGAGATAGCCCTGCAGCTACGGGCGATTTCCCAACTGCAGGGCGATGCGAGCTCTAACCCCGATCCCGGTTGCGCCTGGACTGGCGACCTAAATGGTGTTTGGCAGTTGCAGCGCCATCCGGTTTTTTCAGGCCTGGTTGACCAGCTGCTGGCCCATGGGCGCAGCTATCTCCAGGAACTGGGTTTTGACCTGGGCCAGCTGGCAATCCATATCCAGCGCTGTTGGCCCGTGGTCAGTGGCTATGGCCAGGTGGTTGGTCGACATCACCACCCCAATGCCCACCTGAGCGCGGTCTATTACCTCAGTGGGGATGGCTCGGGCCGTCAGGGTTGTCTGCGCCTTTTCCCCCAGCGCCAGCTGAATGAATTGGTGCCCGGCATGGCCGTGGGCCATGGGGGCCCGCTCCCTGCCCTAACTGCTTCACATCCATCTCCAAATGCAGCTCCCTGGACTACCCCTTGGGTTGATGTGGCGCCCCGGGCGGGCCTGCTGCTGCTCTTCCCTTCAGGCCTCGATCACGCGGTGCTGGCCAATCAAGACCCAGATGACACCCGTTTTTCGATCAGCCTGGATCTGGTCCTAACGGCTCCTCCCGTTGGCGATGGCCAGGCCCCACCGGAGTATTTGGCGCCCCACCCAAGCCAGTGGCAGCAGGCCTAG
- a CDS encoding F0F1 ATP synthase subunit gamma, with translation MANLKDIRDRIGSVKNTRKITEAMRLVAAAKVRRAQEQVLRSRPFADRLARVLENLQSRMRFEDAEAPLLEQREVATITLLSVTGDRGLCGGYNANIIKRTEQRYAELKGQGYAVDLVLIGRKAITYFQNRAKLYKIRATFTGLEQVPNASEAMGIANEVLAQFLSGSTDRVEIIFTKFINLVSSKPVLQTLLPLDPQGIATPEDEIFRLTTREGKLGVEVGSAANVEAKLPSDIVFDQSPDQLLNALLPLYLENQLLRSLQEAAASELASRMTAMNNASDNAKALAKTLTLDYNKARQAAITQEILEVVGGAAAMA, from the coding sequence ATGGCAAACCTTAAGGACATCCGCGACCGAATTGGTTCGGTCAAGAACACCCGCAAGATCACTGAGGCCATGCGCCTGGTCGCAGCCGCCAAGGTGCGCCGCGCCCAGGAGCAGGTGCTCCGCAGCCGGCCCTTTGCCGATCGCCTGGCGCGCGTGCTGGAGAACCTCCAGTCACGGATGCGTTTTGAAGATGCGGAAGCTCCTTTGCTGGAGCAACGTGAGGTTGCCACGATCACCCTTCTGTCCGTAACCGGCGACCGGGGCCTCTGTGGTGGCTACAACGCCAACATCATCAAACGCACCGAGCAGCGCTACGCAGAGCTCAAGGGCCAGGGTTACGCGGTGGATCTGGTACTGATTGGCCGCAAGGCGATCACCTATTTCCAGAACCGCGCCAAACTCTATAAAATTCGCGCCACTTTTACTGGCTTGGAGCAGGTCCCCAATGCCAGTGAGGCGATGGGTATTGCCAATGAAGTGTTGGCCCAGTTCCTTTCTGGTTCAACTGATCGGGTGGAAATCATCTTTACCAAGTTCATCAACTTGGTGAGTTCCAAGCCCGTGCTGCAAACCCTGTTGCCCCTAGATCCCCAGGGGATTGCCACTCCTGAAGATGAGATCTTCCGTCTCACCACCCGCGAGGGCAAGTTGGGGGTTGAGGTGGGCAGTGCTGCCAACGTGGAGGCCAAGCTCCCATCCGACATCGTGTTTGATCAGAGCCCTGATCAACTGCTGAATGCCCTTTTGCCGCTGTATCTGGAAAACCAGTTGCTGCGCTCCCTGCAGGAAGCTGCCGCCTCCGAGTTGGCCAGCCGGATGACGGCGATGAATAACGCCAGCGATAACGCTAAGGCCCTCGCCAAGACCCTCACCCTCGACTACAACAAGGCCCGCCAGGCTGCCATTACCCAGGAGATCCTGGAAGTGGTTGGTGGCGCGGCTGCCATGGCCTAG
- the atpA gene encoding F0F1 ATP synthase subunit alpha: MVSIRPDEISAILKQQIEDYDKSVSVSNVGTVLQIGDGIARVYGLQQVMAGELVQFEDGTEGIALNLEDDNVGVVLMGEGRGIQEGSTVNATGKIASVPVGDAMLGRVVNSLGQPIDGKGDVATTESRLIESMAPGIIQRKSVHEPMQTGITAIDAMIPIGRGQRELIIGDRQTGKTAIAIDTIINQKGEDVVCVYVAVGQKAASVANVVEVLREKGALDYTIVVAASASESAALQYLAPYTGAALAESFMYKGKATLVIYDDLTKQAQAYRQMSLLLRRPPGREAYPGDVFYCHSRLLERAAKLSDAMGKGSMTALPIIETQAGDVSAYIPTNVISITDGQVFLSSDLFNSGLRPAINVGISVSRVGGAAQTKAIKKIAGTLKLELAQFDELAAFSQFASDLDAATQQQLGRGKRLREILKQPQFSPLILAEQVAVVYAGVKGLIDEVPVDSVVDFCRELRDYLKSNKADFISKVQTEKQLSDEAEAMLKDAINEVKSTMLASV, from the coding sequence ATGGTTTCCATCCGCCCCGACGAGATCAGCGCCATCCTCAAGCAGCAAATTGAGGACTACGACAAGTCGGTTTCGGTCAGCAATGTCGGAACCGTGCTGCAAATTGGCGACGGCATCGCCCGCGTCTACGGCCTGCAGCAGGTGATGGCCGGCGAGCTGGTGCAGTTTGAAGACGGCACTGAAGGCATCGCCCTCAACCTCGAAGACGACAACGTCGGCGTGGTGCTGATGGGAGAGGGTCGGGGGATCCAGGAAGGCAGTACGGTCAATGCCACCGGCAAGATCGCTTCCGTTCCAGTGGGCGACGCGATGCTCGGTCGCGTTGTTAACTCCCTTGGCCAGCCGATTGACGGCAAGGGCGACGTTGCCACCACCGAGAGCCGCCTGATCGAATCGATGGCGCCTGGCATCATCCAGCGCAAGTCGGTGCATGAGCCCATGCAAACGGGCATCACCGCCATCGACGCGATGATCCCCATCGGCCGTGGCCAACGGGAATTGATCATTGGCGACCGCCAGACCGGCAAAACCGCCATTGCGATCGACACGATCATCAACCAGAAGGGTGAGGACGTGGTCTGCGTCTACGTGGCGGTTGGCCAGAAGGCCGCCTCAGTTGCAAACGTGGTCGAAGTGCTGCGGGAAAAGGGCGCCCTTGACTACACCATCGTGGTGGCAGCAAGTGCTTCCGAGTCGGCAGCCCTCCAGTACCTGGCTCCTTACACCGGCGCGGCCCTGGCCGAATCGTTTATGTACAAGGGCAAGGCCACCCTGGTGATCTACGACGACCTCACCAAGCAGGCCCAGGCCTATCGCCAGATGTCCCTGTTGCTGCGCCGTCCCCCCGGCCGTGAGGCCTACCCCGGCGACGTTTTCTATTGCCACAGCCGTCTCCTGGAGCGGGCAGCCAAGCTTTCCGATGCCATGGGCAAGGGTTCGATGACTGCCCTGCCCATCATCGAAACCCAGGCGGGCGACGTGTCTGCCTACATCCCCACCAACGTGATCTCGATCACCGACGGCCAGGTGTTCCTCAGCTCCGACTTGTTCAACTCCGGCCTGCGTCCCGCCATCAACGTGGGTATCTCCGTGAGCCGGGTGGGTGGTGCCGCCCAGACCAAGGCGATCAAGAAGATTGCGGGCACCCTGAAGCTGGAGCTGGCCCAATTCGACGAGCTGGCGGCCTTCTCCCAGTTCGCCTCCGATCTCGATGCCGCCACCCAGCAGCAGCTGGGCCGGGGCAAGCGCCTGCGCGAAATCCTCAAGCAGCCCCAGTTCAGCCCCCTGATCCTGGCCGAGCAGGTTGCCGTTGTGTATGCCGGCGTTAAGGGTCTGATCGACGAAGTTCCCGTGGATTCCGTGGTTGATTTCTGCCGCGAACTGCGCGACTACCTCAAGAGCAACAAGGCCGATTTCATCTCCAAGGTGCAAACCGAGAAGCAACTCAGCGACGAAGCTGAGGCCATGCTCAAGGATGCCATCAACGAGGTGAAGTCGACCATGCTCGCCTCCGTTTGA
- the atpH gene encoding ATP synthase F1 subunit delta — protein MPLLNSIATPYAEALLQVAESRKETDIVAEQAKGLLAVWNSSPELRQALASPVLEPESKKMALAKLFDDQLTPSFQNLLKLLADRQRISVLDAVLRRFLELYRDLRNITLAKVTSATELSEEQKEQLNKKVQLIAGTKAVEFDLVVDPSLIGGFIVSMGSQVIDASLSGQVRRLGLALAKVS, from the coding sequence ATGCCTCTCCTTAACAGCATTGCCACCCCCTACGCAGAAGCCTTGCTGCAGGTGGCCGAATCCCGCAAGGAAACAGACATCGTTGCCGAACAGGCCAAGGGCCTTTTGGCTGTCTGGAACAGCAGTCCCGAGCTGCGTCAAGCCCTGGCTTCGCCGGTGCTGGAGCCGGAGTCAAAAAAGATGGCCTTGGCCAAGCTTTTTGATGACCAGCTCACCCCCTCTTTCCAGAACCTGCTGAAGCTGCTGGCCGATCGCCAGCGCATTTCAGTGCTGGATGCGGTGTTGAGGCGCTTCCTGGAGCTCTATCGGGACCTTCGCAACATCACCCTTGCCAAGGTCACCTCTGCTACTGAGCTCTCTGAAGAGCAAAAGGAGCAGCTCAACAAAAAAGTTCAGTTGATTGCTGGCACCAAGGCTGTGGAGTTCGACCTCGTGGTCGATCCCAGCCTGATTGGCGGCTTCATCGTCAGCATGGGCTCCCAGGTGATCGATGCCAGCCTCTCTGGCCAGGTGCGCCGCCTTGGACTGGCGCTGGCCAAGGTGAGCTAG
- a CDS encoding F0F1 ATP synthase subunit B: protein MTILFPTLLATHGGFGLNLNVFETNIINLAIVIFGLWKFLPGFLGGILERRRNAILADLKDAEERLTNAGTSLAQAQQDLAAAQQKAEQIRADGHARAAALRLESEKRTIEEMARVKQGAMADLSAEAARVTDQLRREAANKAIELALAALPGKLDGATQVRLIEQSIKTLGKA, encoded by the coding sequence ATGACCATTCTTTTCCCCACCCTGCTGGCGACCCACGGCGGTTTTGGTCTCAATCTCAACGTGTTTGAGACCAACATCATCAACCTGGCCATCGTCATCTTTGGCCTCTGGAAATTTCTGCCGGGATTCCTTGGCGGCATTCTTGAGCGCCGCCGCAACGCCATTCTTGCTGATCTGAAGGATGCGGAAGAGCGTCTGACGAACGCCGGAACTTCCCTCGCCCAGGCCCAGCAGGACCTGGCAGCAGCCCAGCAAAAGGCTGAGCAAATTCGCGCCGATGGCCACGCCCGTGCCGCAGCTCTCCGCCTGGAGAGTGAGAAGCGCACCATCGAGGAGATGGCCCGGGTCAAGCAGGGGGCCATGGCCGACCTCAGTGCTGAGGCCGCCCGGGTCACCGACCAGCTGCGCCGCGAAGCCGCCAATAAAGCCATTGAGCTCGCCCTGGCGGCCCTGCCCGGCAAGCTCGATGGGGCCACCCAGGTCCGCCTGATTGAGCAGTCCATAAAAACCCTGGGGAAAGCCTGA